One part of the Desulfuromonadales bacterium genome encodes these proteins:
- a CDS encoding response regulator transcription factor: MTKVGILLVEDEPSIARGLVYNLEEEGYRVTHAVTGEEALKQSREETFALVVLDLMLPGISGIEVCRRLRRQDPRLPILILTARGHEEDRVKGLAAGADDYMTKPFSLEEFLLRVKGMLRRSAWYRPNAVRVGHYAFGGNEVALKEGWAQTPQGQIALTELEIRMLRLFFQREGEILSRTELLESVWGMAPDTETRTLDNFIVRLRKYFETDPARPVHFLTVRGRGYKFVRETNEKA, encoded by the coding sequence ATGACGAAGGTGGGCATTCTGCTGGTGGAGGACGAGCCGAGCATCGCCCGCGGCCTCGTCTACAACCTGGAGGAGGAAGGGTACCGGGTGACCCACGCCGTCACCGGAGAGGAGGCTCTGAAGCAGTCCAGGGAGGAGACATTCGCGCTGGTCGTCCTCGACCTGATGCTCCCCGGAATTTCAGGGATCGAAGTCTGCCGCCGACTGCGCCGGCAGGACCCGCGGCTGCCGATCCTGATTCTCACCGCCCGCGGTCATGAGGAAGACCGGGTGAAGGGCCTGGCCGCGGGCGCCGACGACTACATGACCAAGCCGTTCAGCCTGGAAGAGTTCCTGCTGCGGGTCAAGGGGATGCTGCGGCGCTCGGCCTGGTACCGGCCGAACGCGGTCCGTGTAGGACATTATGCCTTCGGCGGCAATGAGGTGGCCCTGAAGGAAGGATGGGCACAAACCCCGCAGGGGCAAATTGCTCTGACCGAGCTGGAAATACGGATGCTGCGCCTTTTCTTCCAGAGGGAAGGGGAAATCCTCTCCCGCACCGAGCTGCTCGAATCGGTCTGGGGGATGGCACCGGACACCGAGACCCGCACGCTCGACAATTTCATCGTCCGTCTTCGCAAGTATTTCGAGACCGACCCGGCCCGGCCGGTCCATTTTCTGACGGTGCGCGGGCGTGGATACAAATTCGTGCGGGAAACGAACGAAAAAGCGTAG
- a CDS encoding HAMP domain-containing sensor histidine kinase has product MKLFRRFINPIFAFIGIQLVWLLVVIFWIYWFMGKHRQLRTLAERYSPELAQRGADWIILVEGLVLLAAILAGVYVIFLYWQRQAALYRAQRDFIAQVSHELKSPLASLQLHLETIRRRRPPAQKMDIFIDTMLADTDRLGGLIDNLLAASRLEQKGMKLSLRPVDLSAFVTHYFRPRQYALPQAAKMELAITPGLHARIDPEAMETVFRNLLENALLYSSGPPVITIGLQGEKDFAHLSFTDRGRGLEKREQKKVFQMFYRVRRSDENIRGSGLGLFIVRAIVRLHQGKVWAESEGAGKGTTFHILLPLCAADEGEKTA; this is encoded by the coding sequence ATGAAACTCTTCCGCCGCTTCATCAATCCCATCTTCGCGTTCATCGGCATCCAGTTGGTCTGGCTGCTGGTGGTGATCTTCTGGATCTACTGGTTCATGGGAAAACATCGCCAGTTACGCACTCTGGCCGAGCGCTACAGCCCCGAACTCGCCCAGCGGGGCGCCGACTGGATCATTCTGGTCGAAGGACTGGTGCTGCTGGCGGCTATCCTGGCCGGGGTCTACGTCATCTTTCTTTACTGGCAGCGGCAGGCCGCCCTGTATCGGGCCCAGCGCGACTTCATCGCCCAGGTATCCCACGAGCTCAAATCTCCCCTCGCCTCGCTGCAGCTGCACCTCGAAACCATCCGCCGCCGCCGACCTCCAGCCCAGAAGATGGACATCTTCATCGATACCATGCTGGCCGACACCGACCGGCTCGGCGGCCTGATCGACAACCTGCTCGCCGCCAGCCGCCTGGAGCAGAAAGGGATGAAACTCTCCCTGCGCCCGGTCGACCTCTCGGCCTTCGTCACCCACTACTTCCGCCCCCGGCAATATGCCCTGCCGCAAGCGGCCAAAATGGAACTCGCAATCACCCCGGGCCTGCACGCCCGCATTGACCCTGAAGCCATGGAGACGGTCTTCCGCAACCTGTTGGAGAACGCCCTCCTCTACAGCTCCGGCCCGCCGGTGATCACCATCGGCCTGCAAGGGGAGAAAGACTTCGCCCACCTCAGCTTTACCGACCGGGGGCGGGGACTCGAAAAAAGGGAGCAGAAGAAGGTCTTCCAGATGTTCTACCGGGTGCGCCGCTCCGACGAAAACATCCGCGGCTCGGGGCTGGGACTGTTCATCGTCCGGGCCATCGTCCGGCTGCATCAGGGCAAGGTCTGGGCGGAGAGCGAAGGAGCCGGAAAGGGGACCACCTTCCACATCCTGCTGCCGCTCTGCGCGGCTGACGAAGGAGAGAAGACGGCATGA
- a CDS encoding nitronate monooxygenase family protein, translating into MKQLTIGQHTVPFPLIQGGMGVRISGGRLAGHVARCGGIGLIATAGIGLNSPHYDGKNFFTADPLALRDEIAKAYAIAPDGVVGTNCMVAVTNFDTMVRASCEAGVKVIVSGAGLPLNLPELTADFPEVALVPIVSSVKAAELIARKWHKGWGRLPDAVVVEDPDTAGGHLGEKLENIGSGAYDQYATVRGVKEYFRQEWQAEVPVIAAGGIWDRADLLHALAEGADGVQMASRFVCTEECDAADAFKQSYLDCTREDIGLIMSPAGLPGRAIKSNIEKVRQRDLDLGVTCPSGCLKKCTYKAGQERFCIVHALDRAQRGDVETGLVFCGSNAWKADRITTVQAIFDELFALADGVTRSEAVNG; encoded by the coding sequence ATGAAACAGCTGACCATCGGCCAACATACCGTTCCCTTTCCCCTGATCCAGGGGGGGATGGGGGTGCGCATCTCCGGCGGCCGGCTGGCCGGCCATGTGGCTCGTTGCGGCGGCATCGGGTTGATAGCCACGGCCGGCATTGGCCTGAACAGCCCCCACTATGATGGCAAGAATTTCTTCACCGCCGACCCCCTGGCGCTCAGGGACGAGATCGCCAAGGCCTATGCCATCGCCCCGGATGGCGTGGTCGGCACCAACTGCATGGTGGCGGTGACCAACTTCGATACCATGGTGCGCGCCTCCTGCGAGGCAGGGGTCAAGGTGATCGTCAGCGGCGCCGGCCTGCCCCTCAATCTCCCCGAATTGACCGCCGACTTTCCCGAGGTGGCCCTGGTGCCGATCGTTTCCTCGGTCAAGGCGGCGGAACTGATCGCCCGCAAGTGGCACAAGGGCTGGGGGCGGCTCCCCGACGCGGTGGTGGTCGAGGATCCCGACACCGCCGGTGGCCACCTCGGCGAGAAGCTGGAGAACATCGGTAGCGGTGCCTACGACCAGTACGCCACGGTACGCGGGGTCAAGGAGTACTTCCGGCAGGAGTGGCAGGCCGAAGTCCCGGTGATCGCCGCCGGCGGGATCTGGGATCGCGCCGATCTGCTGCATGCCCTGGCCGAAGGGGCGGATGGCGTGCAGATGGCGAGCCGCTTCGTCTGTACCGAGGAGTGCGACGCCGCCGACGCCTTCAAGCAGAGCTACCTCGACTGCACCCGCGAGGATATCGGTCTGATCATGAGCCCGGCAGGGCTTCCTGGCCGGGCGATCAAGTCGAACATTGAAAAAGTCCGTCAACGTGATCTCGACCTGGGTGTGACCTGTCCCTCGGGCTGCCTGAAAAAATGTACCTACAAGGCCGGGCAGGAACGCTTCTGCATCGTTCACGCCCTTGACCGGGCGCAGCGTGGCGACGTCGAAACCGGACTGGTCTTCTGCGGCAGCAACGCCTGGAAGGCCGATCGCATCACCACCGTGCAGGCCATCTTCGACGAACTCTTCGCTCTGGCGGACGGCGTCACGCGCAGTGAGGCGGTCAACGGCTGA
- a CDS encoding NAD(P)/FAD-dependent oxidoreductase, whose product PWKFKMGVSGCMNDCGEVCIKDVGLIGTPKGWNVMVGGNGGSQPRLSVRLLEHVPSDAEALAIVGHIIQWFKARDRRCRLGKLVEEMGVEAFRQEVLGG is encoded by the coding sequence CCCGTGGAAGTTCAAGATGGGGGTCTCGGGCTGCATGAACGACTGCGGCGAGGTCTGCATCAAGGACGTGGGGCTGATCGGTACCCCCAAGGGATGGAACGTGATGGTTGGCGGCAACGGCGGCAGTCAGCCGCGCCTGTCGGTCAGGCTGCTCGAGCATGTGCCGAGCGACGCGGAGGCGCTTGCGATTGTCGGCCACATCATCCAGTGGTTCAAGGCCAGGGACCGTCGCTGTCGCCTCGGCAAGCTCGTTGAAGAGATGGGGGTGGAGGCTTTCCGGCAGGAGGTTCTGGGGGGGTAG